In Quadrisphaera sp. RL12-1S, a single genomic region encodes these proteins:
- a CDS encoding ABC transporter substrate-binding protein: MTSFRRRTRASLLIAGVAGAVLALSSCAADSVQSGGAASSTGASSSGGGSTQTIVVGGPDFTEAAIMEQLYAQVLQGAGYQTSVVTASNREVYFGQLASGEIDVVPEYAATLAEYLNQQKNGKGASPIATNDATATVSAAQPLAQEKGVTLLDPAQAADQNAFAVTQKYASENNLKTLSDLGAKGQAVTLAATEECPQRPFCQPGLESTYGIKVGNLLPLGFDTPAVKQSVQKGESQLGLVATTDGTLDQFGLVVLEDDKKLQLADNLVPAVSKDVAGDAKLTEALNKLASVLTTADLKTLNGQVDGERQLPEAVAKAYLQDKGLIKG; this comes from the coding sequence GTGACCTCGTTCCGCAGGCGCACCCGCGCATCCCTCCTCATCGCCGGCGTCGCCGGCGCCGTGCTGGCGCTCAGCTCCTGCGCGGCCGACAGCGTCCAGTCCGGCGGTGCCGCCTCGAGCACCGGTGCGTCCTCGTCCGGGGGCGGTTCCACCCAGACGATCGTGGTGGGCGGCCCCGACTTCACCGAGGCCGCGATCATGGAGCAGCTGTACGCCCAGGTCCTCCAGGGCGCCGGCTACCAGACGAGCGTCGTCACGGCCAGCAACCGCGAGGTCTACTTCGGCCAGCTCGCCTCCGGCGAGATCGACGTCGTCCCCGAGTACGCCGCCACGCTCGCCGAGTACCTCAACCAGCAGAAGAACGGCAAGGGCGCCAGCCCCATCGCCACCAACGACGCCACCGCCACCGTCAGCGCCGCCCAGCCGCTGGCGCAGGAGAAGGGCGTCACCCTGCTCGACCCGGCCCAGGCGGCGGACCAGAACGCCTTCGCCGTGACGCAGAAGTACGCCTCCGAGAACAACCTCAAGACCCTGTCCGACCTCGGGGCCAAGGGGCAGGCGGTGACCCTGGCGGCCACCGAGGAGTGCCCGCAGCGCCCGTTCTGCCAGCCCGGGCTGGAGAGCACCTACGGCATCAAGGTGGGCAACCTGCTGCCGCTCGGCTTCGACACCCCCGCGGTCAAGCAGTCGGTGCAGAAGGGCGAGAGCCAGCTCGGCCTGGTCGCCACCACGGACGGGACGCTGGACCAGTTCGGCCTCGTCGTGCTCGAGGACGACAAGAAGCTCCAGCTGGCCGACAACCTCGTGCCGGCCGTCTCCAAGGACGTCGCGGGCGACGCGAAGCTGACGGAGGCGCTGAACAAGCTGGCGTCGGTGCTGACCACCGCCGACCTGAAGACGCTCAACGGCCAGGTGGACGGCGAGCGCCAGCTCCCCGAGGCCGTCGCCAAGGCGTACCTGCAGGACAAGGGCCTCATCAAGGGCTGA
- a CDS encoding ABC transporter ATP-binding protein encodes MDTTRDQGHGGDATPGSTIRLDGVEKRYPDGTLAVAHLDLAVEAGEMVALVGPSGCGKSTTLRMVNRLIEPTAGRIEIGGRDVTRADPVKLRREIGYVIQRVGLFPHLTVADNVATVPQLLGWDRRRTSARVEEMLELVGLPASQYARRYPHELSGGQQQRIGVARGLAADPPVLLMDEPFGAVDPIARDRLQGEFRRIQAELHKTVLIVTHDIDEAVRLADRIAVFSQGGRLEQFADPATVLGAPANEFVADFAGSDRGLRRLAVTPVEAQDLAHPATVLVDDDLATARAAIDGAAEPYAVVLDRSGALRGWVSLRHLAQDAPGTTVSQVARRFDETISVGDSLRKGLAEIVQHDAGWLPVLDGDRYVGVLTPDGVYSALRRTSPSPGSRDDVPV; translated from the coding sequence GTGGACACCACCCGCGATCAGGGACACGGCGGGGACGCTACCCCCGGCAGCACCATCCGGCTCGACGGCGTCGAGAAGCGCTACCCGGACGGGACGCTGGCCGTGGCCCACCTCGACCTGGCCGTCGAGGCCGGCGAGATGGTCGCCCTCGTGGGCCCCAGCGGCTGCGGCAAGTCCACCACCCTGCGCATGGTCAACCGGCTCATCGAGCCGACAGCGGGTCGCATCGAGATCGGCGGCCGCGACGTCACCCGCGCGGACCCGGTGAAGCTGCGCCGCGAGATCGGCTACGTCATCCAGCGGGTCGGGCTGTTCCCCCACCTCACGGTGGCGGACAACGTCGCCACGGTGCCCCAGCTGCTCGGCTGGGACAGGCGCCGGACGAGCGCCCGCGTGGAGGAGATGCTCGAGCTGGTGGGCCTGCCGGCCTCGCAGTACGCCCGCAGGTACCCCCACGAGCTGTCCGGCGGGCAGCAGCAGCGCATCGGGGTGGCCCGGGGCCTGGCGGCGGACCCGCCGGTGCTGCTCATGGACGAGCCGTTCGGCGCCGTCGACCCCATCGCCCGCGACCGCCTGCAGGGCGAGTTCCGCCGCATCCAGGCCGAGCTCCACAAGACCGTGCTCATCGTCACCCACGACATCGACGAGGCCGTGCGCCTCGCGGACCGGATCGCGGTGTTCTCCCAGGGCGGCAGGCTCGAGCAGTTCGCCGACCCGGCCACGGTGCTCGGAGCGCCGGCCAACGAGTTCGTGGCCGACTTCGCCGGCTCCGACCGCGGGCTGCGCCGCCTCGCCGTGACCCCGGTGGAGGCGCAGGACCTGGCCCACCCCGCCACCGTGCTCGTCGACGACGACCTCGCCACCGCACGCGCCGCCATCGACGGCGCCGCCGAGCCCTACGCCGTGGTGCTGGACCGGTCCGGGGCGCTGCGCGGGTGGGTGTCGCTGCGGCACCTGGCCCAGGACGCCCCGGGCACGACCGTCAGCCAGGTGGCGCGCCGCTTCGACGAGACGATCAGCGTGGGTGACTCGCTGCGCAAGGGCCTGGCGGAGATCGTCCAGCACGACGCGGGGTGGCTGCCCGTGCTCGACGGCGACCGCTACGTCGGGGTGCTCACGCCCGACGGGGTGTACTCGGCGCTGCGCCGCACCTCGCCCTCGCCGGGCTCGCGCGACGACGTCCCGGTCTGA
- a CDS encoding ABC transporter permease produces MDWLTGIPAWFADPANWRGEAGVPTLFLQHLGYSAASLGLACLVALPVGVWLGHTGRGGVLAQQVGNAGRAVPVLALLGILLLVPGFGRTWWTLILCFTLFAVPPVLTNAYTGMREVDRGAVDAATGMGMSDGEVLRRVELPLATPLIMNGVRQAAVQVVATTSIAAIFAFGGLGRIITRATGSAGIDLSAALAGTLLIAAFALAVEYGLAWVGRRADPVARARRASRRRSGRVDDPPAVGAVTTS; encoded by the coding sequence ATGGACTGGCTCACCGGCATCCCGGCCTGGTTCGCGGACCCCGCCAACTGGCGCGGCGAGGCGGGCGTCCCGACCCTCTTCCTGCAGCACCTGGGCTACTCCGCCGCCTCCCTGGGCCTGGCGTGCCTGGTCGCGCTCCCCGTCGGCGTCTGGCTCGGGCACACCGGCCGCGGTGGGGTGCTGGCGCAGCAGGTGGGCAACGCCGGGCGCGCCGTCCCCGTGCTCGCGCTGCTCGGCATTCTCCTGCTGGTGCCCGGGTTCGGCCGCACGTGGTGGACGCTCATCCTCTGCTTCACGCTCTTCGCCGTCCCGCCCGTGCTCACCAACGCCTACACGGGGATGCGCGAGGTGGACCGCGGCGCTGTCGACGCCGCCACCGGCATGGGCATGTCCGACGGCGAGGTGCTGCGGCGCGTGGAGCTGCCGCTGGCCACCCCCCTGATCATGAACGGGGTGCGGCAGGCCGCCGTGCAGGTGGTGGCCACCACCTCGATCGCGGCGATCTTCGCCTTCGGCGGGCTCGGCCGGATCATCACCCGCGCCACCGGCAGCGCGGGCATCGACCTCTCGGCGGCGCTGGCCGGGACCCTGCTCATCGCCGCGTTCGCACTGGCCGTGGAGTACGGGCTGGCGTGGGTCGGTCGCCGGGCCGATCCCGTGGCGCGCGCTCGCAGGGCGTCGCGGCGCAGGTCCGGACGGGTGGACGACCCGCCGGCGGTGGGAGCCGTTACGACATCGTGA
- a CDS encoding ABC transporter permease yields the protein MSLIAGGVHSATLSENCLVRNDWVCPLYVQTRSDLLLQALGQHLYLVLVSLAVGAVLAVPLAVLAHRVKRARGLTLGVTTVIYTIPSLALFILLLPMTGLTSTTVVIALALYSLTILVRNILVGLDGVDPEVRDAAAGMGLSSWRTLWRVEAPLALPSAMAGLRVAAVSTVALATVGAIIGQGGLGNLITTGYSSNFNAQVLTASLLCVVMAVVFDLLLLGAQRLATPWRRGRA from the coding sequence GTGTCCCTGATCGCGGGTGGTGTCCACAGCGCGACCCTCTCCGAGAACTGCCTGGTCCGCAACGACTGGGTCTGTCCGCTGTACGTGCAGACCCGTTCGGACCTGCTGCTGCAGGCCCTCGGCCAGCACCTGTACCTCGTGCTGGTCTCCCTCGCGGTGGGCGCGGTCCTGGCGGTGCCGCTGGCGGTGCTCGCGCACCGGGTCAAGCGGGCCCGCGGGCTGACGCTGGGCGTGACCACCGTGATCTACACGATCCCGTCGCTGGCGCTGTTCATCCTCCTGCTGCCGATGACGGGGCTGACGTCCACCACCGTGGTCATCGCGCTGGCGCTGTACTCGCTGACGATCCTCGTGCGCAACATCCTCGTGGGGCTCGACGGCGTGGACCCGGAGGTCCGTGACGCCGCCGCCGGCATGGGCCTGTCGTCCTGGCGGACCCTGTGGCGCGTGGAGGCGCCGCTGGCGCTGCCCTCGGCCATGGCCGGGCTGCGGGTGGCGGCGGTGTCCACGGTGGCGCTGGCCACCGTCGGGGCGATCATCGGCCAGGGCGGCCTCGGCAACCTCATCACCACCGGCTACTCCTCCAACTTCAACGCCCAGGTCCTCACCGCCTCGCTGCTCTGCGTGGTCATGGCGGTGGTCTTCGACCTGCTGCTCCTGGGCGCCCAGCGGCTGGCCACGCCGTGGCGCCGGGGCCGGGCGTGA
- a CDS encoding Rossmann-like and DUF2520 domain-containing protein has translation MGAALRAAGHAVVGASAVSEASLERVATLLPGVPVLEVPEVVERAELVLLAVPDDVLADLVAGLAATGSWQPGQLVVHTSGRHGTAVLEPARAAGAIPLALHPAMTFTGTSLDLVRLTDAVVGVTAPAPVLPVAQALVVEVGAEPVVVEEADRALYHAALSHGSNHLVTLVAQAAEVLRAAGLERTDRVLGPLLHAALDGALRSGDDALTGPVARGDAGTLAAHRAVLGRAAAEGLVGPDVPAVHLALARATAARARADGRLTGLPAADVDSALQSGDAP, from the coding sequence ATGGGCGCCGCGCTGCGCGCCGCCGGCCACGCGGTGGTCGGGGCGTCGGCGGTCTCGGAGGCCAGCCTCGAGCGGGTCGCCACCCTGCTCCCCGGGGTGCCCGTGCTGGAGGTCCCGGAGGTGGTGGAGCGGGCCGAGCTGGTGCTGCTCGCCGTCCCCGACGACGTCCTCGCCGACCTGGTCGCCGGCCTGGCGGCCACCGGCAGCTGGCAGCCGGGCCAGCTGGTGGTCCACACCAGCGGCCGCCACGGCACCGCGGTGCTCGAGCCCGCACGGGCGGCCGGCGCGATCCCCCTGGCCCTGCACCCGGCCATGACCTTCACCGGGACGAGCCTGGACCTGGTCCGCCTCACCGACGCCGTGGTCGGGGTGACGGCCCCGGCGCCCGTCCTGCCCGTGGCGCAGGCGCTGGTGGTCGAGGTGGGCGCCGAGCCGGTGGTGGTCGAAGAGGCCGACCGCGCGCTCTACCACGCCGCCCTCTCGCACGGCAGCAACCACCTGGTGACCCTCGTGGCGCAGGCCGCGGAGGTGCTGCGCGCCGCGGGGCTGGAGCGCACCGACCGCGTGCTCGGACCGCTGCTGCACGCCGCCCTCGACGGCGCCCTGCGCAGCGGTGACGACGCGCTGACGGGTCCCGTGGCGCGGGGGGACGCCGGCACGCTGGCGGCGCACCGCGCCGTCCTGGGCCGTGCGGCCGCCGAGGGCCTCGTGGGTCCCGACGTCCCCGCCGTCCACCTGGCCCTGGCGCGCGCCACCGCCGCACGCGCCCGGGCGGACGGGCGGCTGACCGGCCTGCCCGCCGCCGACGTCGACAGCGCCCTGCAGAGCGGAGACGCCCCGTGA
- a CDS encoding methyltransferase domain-containing protein, protein MGRHERVAELARLDAEGLVVADVGCGSGRTVRALLDPPPGAHPPRLVHALDHVSALDDDLLADARVRSRITDLDSPLPWRDGELDRVVSLNTAEHLGDPVAHLAEVHRVLRPGGLCVLAHSDWDTALFTSTDDQLTRTLVDRFTAAAPGPGRSDGFMGRKLLALAASAARRGAGWSVETATSWADPHRRFDDGSLAWKVATGVLAASQDDPVLAARASGWMEELRALAAAGQFLFTVTDVAVVLRRD, encoded by the coding sequence GTGGGACGGCACGAGCGCGTGGCGGAGCTGGCGCGCCTGGACGCCGAGGGGCTCGTGGTGGCCGACGTCGGCTGCGGCAGCGGGCGCACGGTGAGAGCGCTGCTCGACCCGCCGCCCGGGGCGCACCCCCCGCGGCTGGTGCACGCGCTCGACCACGTCTCCGCCCTCGACGACGACCTGCTGGCCGACGCCCGGGTGCGCAGCCGCATCACCGACCTCGACTCCCCGCTGCCGTGGCGCGACGGCGAGCTGGACCGCGTGGTGTCCCTCAACACCGCTGAGCACCTCGGCGACCCCGTGGCCCACCTCGCGGAGGTGCACCGCGTGCTGCGTCCCGGCGGCCTGTGCGTGCTGGCCCACTCCGACTGGGACACCGCGCTGTTCACCAGCACCGACGACCAGCTGACCCGGACCCTGGTGGACAGGTTCACCGCGGCCGCCCCGGGCCCCGGGCGCTCCGACGGGTTCATGGGCCGCAAGCTGCTGGCGCTCGCCGCGAGCGCCGCGCGGCGGGGGGCCGGCTGGAGCGTGGAGACGGCGACGTCGTGGGCGGACCCGCACCGCCGCTTCGACGACGGCTCCCTGGCCTGGAAGGTCGCCACCGGCGTGCTGGCAGCCTCCCAGGACGACCCGGTGCTCGCCGCCCGCGCGTCCGGGTGGATGGAGGAGCTGCGCGCGCTCGCCGCGGCGGGCCAGTTCCTCTTCACGGTGACCGACGTCGCCGTGGTGCTCCGCCGGGACTGA
- a CDS encoding DUF3180 domain-containing protein, with protein MSPLRTRVLLAVALVAGVLTWVALDVVDGTGAAVPMPWTVPVLLVVLAVAVLSVGRPVRRWNQGHRDRPLDALRAARTVVVAQAAGVTGAALAGAYGGFVALLLPMLGIEVRRDRMLLALAAMAASLLLLVSGVVVERWCRLPPDDDADGRAGRPQGRRSGGQTGTSSREPGEGEVRRSAEYTPSGVSTPT; from the coding sequence GTGAGCCCCCTGCGCACCCGGGTCCTGCTGGCCGTGGCGCTGGTCGCCGGGGTGCTGACGTGGGTGGCGCTCGACGTCGTCGACGGCACCGGTGCCGCGGTGCCCATGCCGTGGACGGTCCCGGTGCTGCTCGTGGTCCTGGCGGTGGCCGTGCTGTCGGTCGGCAGGCCGGTGCGGCGCTGGAACCAGGGCCACCGCGACCGCCCGCTCGACGCGCTGCGGGCCGCGCGCACCGTGGTGGTGGCCCAGGCCGCGGGCGTCACGGGCGCCGCGCTGGCCGGCGCCTACGGCGGGTTCGTGGCCCTCCTGCTGCCGATGCTCGGCATCGAGGTCCGGCGGGACCGGATGCTCCTCGCGCTGGCGGCCATGGCGGCGTCGCTGCTGCTGCTCGTCTCGGGCGTCGTGGTGGAGCGGTGGTGCCGCCTGCCCCCCGACGACGACGCCGACGGGCGCGCCGGCCGTCCGCAGGGTCGTCGCAGCGGCGGTCAGACCGGGACGTCGTCGCGCGAGCCCGGCGAGGGCGAGGTGCGGCGCAGCGCCGAGTACACCCCGTCGGGCGTGAGCACCCCGACGTAG
- a CDS encoding PH domain-containing protein, translating to MSAGPPVPQGDPGAVPQGATPVAPAPAAGAPRWERLHPVTPVLRSWRVLVLLLFLYAQERGRSAVDGRGLPGHVELLIALAALVGCVVVAVAASALAWRATRFTVDDEAVRLHSGVIGKRQRVARLDRLQAVDVVQPLVARLLGFAELRVEVAGGAGSQVRLAYLREADAQRLRNLLLARSAGLAFEGEAAPEAPEQQLVEVPFGRVAASVALSGAAVALVVVLVGLVVAAVTTGEAGLLLAAPAPLLGLAGSVWTALSKSANWRIATSPDGLRLRSGLLESRTQTVPPGRVQAVRLTQPLLWRPLGWWRVQVNVAGFAGEGQESQAASTLLPVATAGEAATVLALAMPALHDDLGAGGLGRGMRGTSPDGGWLVAPRAARWVDPVSWRRRGALVTEHALLLRRGRLRRELDVVPHERTQSLAVEQGPLQRRLGLATLALHSTPGPVRPRAEHLSAAQALALLDEQAGRARTARAAAGPERWMERAG from the coding sequence GTGAGCGCGGGTCCCCCGGTGCCGCAGGGCGACCCGGGCGCCGTCCCGCAGGGGGCGACGCCCGTCGCGCCGGCGCCCGCTGCCGGCGCGCCCCGGTGGGAGCGGCTGCACCCGGTGACCCCGGTCCTGCGCAGCTGGCGCGTGCTCGTGCTGCTGCTGTTCCTCTACGCGCAGGAGCGCGGCCGCAGCGCGGTGGACGGCCGGGGACTGCCCGGGCACGTGGAGCTCCTCATCGCGCTGGCGGCCCTGGTGGGGTGCGTCGTGGTGGCGGTGGCCGCGTCGGCGCTGGCCTGGCGCGCCACGCGGTTCACGGTGGACGACGAGGCGGTCCGCCTGCACAGCGGGGTCATCGGGAAGCGGCAGCGGGTGGCGCGCCTGGACCGGCTGCAGGCGGTGGACGTGGTGCAGCCGCTGGTGGCGCGGCTGCTCGGGTTCGCCGAGCTGCGGGTGGAGGTGGCCGGCGGCGCCGGGTCGCAGGTGCGGCTCGCGTACCTGCGGGAGGCGGACGCGCAGCGCCTGCGCAACCTGCTGCTGGCGCGCTCGGCGGGGCTGGCCTTCGAGGGCGAGGCCGCCCCGGAGGCGCCCGAGCAGCAGCTGGTGGAGGTGCCGTTCGGGAGGGTCGCGGCGTCCGTCGCGCTGTCCGGCGCGGCGGTGGCCCTCGTCGTCGTCCTCGTGGGCCTGGTGGTGGCGGCGGTGACCACGGGGGAGGCCGGCCTCCTCCTGGCCGCCCCCGCGCCCCTGCTCGGCCTGGCCGGCAGCGTCTGGACCGCGCTGTCCAAGAGCGCCAACTGGCGCATCGCCACCTCCCCGGACGGGCTGCGCCTGCGGTCCGGCCTGCTGGAGAGCCGCACGCAGACCGTCCCGCCGGGCCGCGTCCAGGCCGTGCGGCTGACCCAGCCGCTGCTGTGGCGCCCTCTTGGGTGGTGGCGGGTGCAGGTCAACGTGGCCGGGTTCGCGGGGGAGGGGCAGGAGAGCCAGGCGGCCAGCACCCTGCTGCCCGTGGCCACGGCCGGGGAGGCGGCCACCGTGCTGGCGCTCGCGATGCCCGCCCTCCACGACGACCTCGGCGCCGGGGGGCTCGGCCGCGGGATGCGCGGCACCTCGCCCGACGGCGGCTGGCTCGTGGCGCCGCGCGCGGCGCGCTGGGTGGACCCGGTGTCCTGGCGGCGCCGCGGAGCCCTGGTCACCGAGCACGCCCTGCTGCTGCGCCGCGGACGGCTGCGCCGCGAGCTCGACGTGGTGCCGCACGAGCGGACGCAGTCGCTGGCCGTGGAGCAGGGGCCGCTGCAGCGCCGGCTCGGCCTCGCCACGCTCGCGCTGCACTCCACGCCCGGGCCGGTGAGGCCGCGGGCCGAGCACCTGTCGGCCGCGCAGGCGCTGGCCCTGCTCGACGAGCAGGCCGGTCGCGCGCGCACGGCGCGCGCCGCCGCGGGCCCGGAGCGGTGGATGGAGCGCGCCGGCTGA
- a CDS encoding PH domain-containing protein, with translation MSTPFDLPGVEWTPVSDRLVLGRRLVASAGVALGLALVVAGAVLLWSPWWLAAAAVLLALEGWQWWLAGRQVRAIGYAEREEDLLVRRGILFRSLAVVPYGRMQYVDVSAGPLERWLGIATVQLHTASASSDATIPGLRPEEAARLRDRLSRRGEARLAGL, from the coding sequence GTGAGCACCCCGTTCGACCTGCCCGGCGTGGAGTGGACCCCGGTGTCCGACCGGCTGGTCCTCGGACGGCGCCTGGTGGCCTCGGCGGGGGTCGCGCTCGGGCTGGCCCTGGTCGTGGCGGGCGCGGTGCTGCTGTGGTCGCCCTGGTGGCTGGCGGCCGCGGCGGTGCTGCTGGCGCTGGAGGGCTGGCAGTGGTGGCTCGCCGGCCGCCAGGTCCGGGCCATCGGGTACGCCGAGCGCGAGGAGGACCTGCTCGTGCGCCGCGGCATCCTGTTCCGCTCGCTGGCCGTGGTGCCCTACGGGCGGATGCAGTACGTGGACGTCTCCGCCGGCCCGCTCGAGCGGTGGCTGGGCATCGCCACCGTGCAGCTGCACACGGCCTCGGCCAGCAGCGACGCGACCATCCCCGGACTGCGCCCGGAGGAGGCCGCACGGCTGCGCGACCGGCTGTCGCGCCGCGGCGAGGCCCGGCTGGCCGGGCTGTGA